The following proteins are co-located in the Halarcobacter sp. genome:
- a CDS encoding YkgJ family cysteine cluster protein: protein MKYIYEEMTKKVFVNIKDVGKTYFSSCDNCENNCCSAPMVVFAPLVLDDFQYVYKNFPIQFAYINKELKALMLINKGEGSCKYYKDNKCQIYEERPPACKMFPISPFLNDFYISSKCQALSSDASKGKLICDEKSVNDDFLHPRVNNFVEKLENTTKFLDTIKDDLVKSIKVSGTQLYNYDGQSDNLYIDMYKNSLVHL, encoded by the coding sequence TTGAAATATATTTATGAAGAGATGACTAAAAAAGTGTTTGTAAACATAAAAGATGTTGGAAAAACATATTTTAGTTCTTGCGATAATTGTGAAAATAATTGTTGCAGTGCCCCAATGGTAGTTTTTGCTCCATTAGTTTTGGATGATTTTCAATATGTGTATAAAAATTTTCCTATTCAGTTTGCATATATTAATAAAGAACTAAAAGCTTTAATGCTTATTAATAAAGGTGAAGGTAGTTGTAAATATTATAAAGATAATAAATGTCAGATTTATGAAGAACGACCACCTGCTTGTAAAATGTTCCCTATATCACCTTTTTTAAATGATTTTTATATTAGTAGTAAATGTCAAGCTTTATCATCAGATGCCTCAAAAGGAAAATTGATTTGTGATGAGAAATCTGTTAATGATGATTTTTTACATCCAAGAGTTAATAATTTCGTAGAAAAACTAGAAAATACAACAAAATTTTTAGACACTATAAAAGATGATTTAGTAAAAAGTATAAAAGTTTCTGGTACCCAATTATATAATTATGATGGTCAAAGTGATAATTTATATATTGATATGTATAAAAACTCTTTAGTACATCTTTAA
- a CDS encoding ARMT1-like domain-containing protein has protein sequence MNITNECVKCIIYQIEKATKVLNLDEELSKSIMKEVKKRAENFSFEDTPPFVAKDVYQYLAKRTNLDDPLEKIKQKSIQKAISYVPFIEEKIKNSEDKLFTAIKAAVAGNVIDFSTKEEFSLDDEINSIFETEFAINDYEVFKKELEETNSLIILSDNAGENVFDKILIKTIKNIYPKLTIYYATREKPIINDITTKEALQIGIDKYCNVISTGVDTPGLEKKQASRDFLELFDKTPLVLSKGMGNFECLENYHDKKIFFLFKVKCEVVANTISRNLGEIVLKRG, from the coding sequence ATGAATATTACAAATGAATGTGTCAAGTGCATAATATACCAAATAGAAAAAGCAACAAAGGTTTTAAATCTAGATGAAGAGCTTTCAAAATCAATTATGAAAGAAGTTAAAAAAAGAGCTGAAAACTTCTCTTTTGAAGATACTCCACCATTTGTTGCTAAAGATGTGTATCAGTATTTAGCAAAAAGAACAAATTTAGATGACCCTCTTGAAAAGATTAAACAAAAATCTATACAAAAAGCTATAAGTTATGTTCCCTTTATTGAAGAGAAAATAAAAAATAGTGAAGATAAACTTTTTACTGCAATCAAAGCTGCCGTTGCAGGTAATGTTATAGATTTTTCTACAAAGGAAGAGTTTAGTTTGGATGATGAGATAAACTCTATCTTTGAAACAGAATTTGCTATAAATGATTATGAAGTTTTCAAAAAAGAACTTGAAGAAACAAATTCACTAATAATACTTTCAGATAATGCTGGTGAAAATGTATTTGATAAAATTTTAATCAAAACTATAAAAAATATTTATCCAAAACTTACAATTTATTATGCAACAAGGGAAAAACCAATAATAAATGATATAACTACAAAAGAAGCATTACAAATAGGTATTGATAAATACTGCAATGTAATAAGCACAGGTGTTGATACTCCTGGTTTAGAGAAAAAACAAGCTTCAAGAGATTTTTTAGAATTGTTTGATAAAACACCCCTTGTATTGTCCAAAGGGATGGGAAACTTTGAATGTTTAGAAAATTATCATGACAAAAAAATATTCTTTTTATTTAAAGTAAAATGTGAGGTTGTAGCAAATACTATTTCAAGAAATCTTGGAGAGATAGTACTCAAAAGAGGATAG
- a CDS encoding phosphoribosyltransferase family protein, producing the protein MEKYYYGYDEFAKDTQVLVDKCRDYEPDILLAIARGGLTLAHLMSQALDMRNLYSLNSIHYEGELKLNSFNIFNIPDVSHAKRVLLIDDIVDSGETMEEILKILAEKFPNVEFKLATIFYKKTACLQPDFAVKEAKGWIDFFWEVDVK; encoded by the coding sequence TTGGAAAAATATTATTATGGTTACGACGAGTTTGCAAAAGATACTCAAGTTTTAGTTGATAAGTGTAGGGATTATGAACCAGATATTTTATTAGCAATAGCAAGGGGAGGATTAACTCTTGCTCATTTGATGTCTCAGGCTTTGGATATGAGAAACTTATATTCATTAAATTCTATTCATTATGAGGGAGAATTAAAACTAAATAGTTTTAATATTTTTAATATACCTGATGTTTCCCATGCAAAAAGAGTTTTATTAATTGATGATATTGTTGACTCTGGAGAAACTATGGAAGAGATTTTAAAAATCTTAGCAGAAAAATTTCCTAATGTAGAATTTAAACTTGCTACAATATTTTATAAAAAGACTGCATGTTTACAACCTGATTTTGCAGTGAAAGAAGCTAAAGGTTGGATCGATTTCTTCTGGGAAGTTGATGTAAAATAG
- a CDS encoding ion transporter, with protein MGIVQKIEEIRDARWFSNLTTFIILAYASVLGFKTIGEVEEHYALFLTFADSFVTIYFVFEIAIKMVAEKKFINFFKSGWNVFDFVIVVITLLPLEQSGFAAVARVLRVFRVLRLFTARPELKAIIDMLIRAIPSIIDIVILMFIIFYIYAIVGNFYFSDLPSGLWKDFLVSMLTLFRVLTFEDWTDVMYEAMEVYPWAWIYFVSFVIIAAFVFFNLFVAVIIGEMQKIQESDFHDEMHEDSKKLDILLSEIKVLREEVQELRGKKE; from the coding sequence ATGGGTATTGTTCAAAAGATTGAAGAGATTAGAGATGCGAGATGGTTTTCTAATTTAACAACTTTTATTATCTTAGCCTATGCTTCAGTATTAGGTTTTAAAACAATTGGTGAAGTTGAAGAACATTATGCTTTATTTTTAACATTTGCTGACTCTTTTGTAACTATATATTTTGTATTTGAAATAGCTATAAAAATGGTTGCAGAAAAAAAGTTTATTAATTTTTTTAAATCAGGCTGGAATGTTTTTGATTTTGTTATCGTAGTAATTACTCTTTTACCTTTAGAACAATCAGGCTTTGCTGCTGTTGCAAGGGTACTTAGAGTATTTAGAGTTCTAAGACTCTTTACCGCACGACCAGAATTAAAAGCAATAATAGATATGTTAATAAGAGCTATCCCTTCAATTATTGATATCGTAATATTAATGTTTATAATCTTTTATATTTATGCGATTGTAGGTAATTTTTATTTTAGTGATTTACCATCAGGTCTTTGGAAAGACTTTTTAGTATCAATGTTAACACTATTTAGAGTTTTAACATTTGAAGATTGGACTGATGTAATGTATGAAGCTATGGAGGTTTATCCTTGGGCATGGATATATTTCGTTTCTTTTGTTATTATAGCAGCTTTTGTATTTTTCAATCTTTTTGTTGCAGTTATTATTGGAGAGATGCAAAAAATACAAGAATCTGATTTTCATGATGAGATGCATGAAGATAGTAAAAAATTAGATATTTTACTTTCTGAAATAAAAGTTTTAAGGGAAGAGGTTCAAGAATTAAGAGGTAAAAAAGAGTAA
- a CDS encoding NCS2 family permease encodes MFKLKEHNTSVGTELSAGFTTFLTMMYIVPVNGFILADAGLPMDAVVTATALITILATLFSGLWANTPIAMSVGMGLNAYFSYGLVLGMKIPWQTALGIVFLSGILFMILSFTNFRVWIMTSIPMNLRRAISAGIGSFIAFIGLKQMGMIVDNPATLVSLGDFSNPTVLLGVLGLVLSFTLYAYRVRGAFILAIAITSIVGWSFGLGKLPEGVVSAPASISPIIFELDIASALTLSLLPVIITFLITDMFDTLGTLTGVGTRANLFQENNKDDKSLQRTLEADAIATTAGSLLGVSTTTAFIESASGVEEGGRTGLTAVFTAMFFVTTLFLLPLFKAIPGNAIYPVLVVVGVLMFTELGKINFEDSDLATSAGAFLIVILMPLTFSITNGIAAGFLIFTIIKFAKKQTSDLNLGIFVITFISALAFIL; translated from the coding sequence ATGTTTAAACTAAAAGAACATAACACAAGTGTAGGTACCGAGCTTAGTGCAGGGTTTACTACCTTTTTAACAATGATGTATATTGTTCCTGTAAATGGATTTATTCTTGCAGATGCAGGATTACCAATGGATGCAGTTGTTACAGCAACTGCTTTAATCACTATTCTTGCAACACTATTTAGTGGTTTATGGGCAAATACTCCAATTGCAATGTCAGTAGGTATGGGACTAAATGCATATTTCTCATATGGATTAGTACTTGGTATGAAAATACCTTGGCAAACTGCATTAGGTATAGTATTCTTATCTGGTATATTGTTTATGATTTTATCTTTTACCAACTTTAGGGTTTGGATTATGACTTCAATTCCTATGAATTTAAGAAGAGCTATTAGTGCTGGTATTGGTTCATTTATTGCATTTATTGGTTTAAAGCAAATGGGTATGATTGTTGATAATCCAGCTACTCTTGTTTCACTTGGAGATTTTTCAAATCCAACTGTTCTTTTAGGTGTTTTAGGACTTGTTCTTTCATTCACTTTATATGCATATAGAGTTAGAGGGGCATTTATTTTAGCTATAGCTATTACTTCGATTGTTGGTTGGAGTTTTGGATTAGGTAAACTTCCTGAAGGTGTAGTTTCTGCTCCTGCATCAATTAGCCCAATTATTTTTGAACTTGATATTGCAAGTGCATTGACACTATCTTTATTGCCTGTTATTATTACATTTTTAATTACAGATATGTTTGATACCTTAGGAACATTAACTGGTGTTGGAACAAGAGCAAATCTATTTCAAGAGAATAATAAAGATGATAAGTCTTTACAAAGAACTTTAGAAGCAGATGCTATTGCAACAACAGCAGGTTCTTTACTTGGAGTATCAACAACAACAGCATTTATTGAGAGTGCAAGTGGTGTAGAAGAGGGTGGAAGAACAGGTTTAACAGCAGTATTTACTGCAATGTTTTTCGTAACAACATTATTTTTATTGCCATTATTTAAAGCAATACCTGGAAATGCAATCTATCCAGTATTAGTGGTAGTTGGAGTATTGATGTTTACAGAATTAGGTAAAATAAACTTTGAAGATTCAGATTTAGCAACAAGTGCAGGTGCTTTTTTAATTGTAATTTTAATGCCTTTGACTTTTTCTATTACAAATGGTATAGCAGCAGGGTTTCTTATCTTTACTATTATCAAGTTCGCTAAAAAACAAACTTCAGATTTAAATCTTGGAATTTTTGTTATTACATTTATAAGTGCATTAGCATTTATTTTATAA
- a CDS encoding DUF423 domain-containing protein, translated as MTNNKKVNQFLTIASIMMALAIAIGAFGAHGLKSIVSSQMLVVYHTGVEYQFYNTLGLFAVSFVIYLKPESKKAIVAAWLILIGMIIFSFSLYLLVILNIPVLGAITPIGGTLMIIGWLTLTYSILKG; from the coding sequence ATGACAAATAATAAAAAAGTAAATCAATTTTTAACAATAGCTTCAATAATGATGGCTTTGGCAATAGCTATAGGTGCTTTTGGAGCGCATGGTTTAAAATCAATTGTAAGCTCTCAAATGCTTGTTGTATATCATACAGGTGTAGAATATCAATTTTATAATACATTAGGACTTTTTGCAGTCTCTTTTGTAATCTATTTAAAGCCTGAGTCAAAGAAAGCTATAGTTGCAGCTTGGTTGATTTTAATTGGTATGATAATCTTCTCATTTTCATTATATCTTTTAGTTATTTTAAATATTCCTGTATTAGGTGCTATTACTCCAATAGGTGGAACTTTAATGATTATTGGATGGCTTACTTTGACTTATTCAATTTTAAAAGGATAA
- the upp gene encoding uracil phosphoribosyltransferase: protein MYKESTNIVVKHLVNRLRDVRTASNEFRLTIEEISRIVASEALNDFKTITTNIETWQGPLDVEMIEVQKLVLIPILRAGEPMLTGILRTLPYARSGFLAMKRDEETAESKLFYENVPPLEDKTVLLLDPMVATGGSLIDGISYLKSKGAKKIISLNILGAPEGVNAVVEAHPDVDIYIAQIDDRLDENKYIRPGLGDAGDRAFNTN, encoded by the coding sequence ATGTATAAAGAGAGTACAAATATTGTAGTTAAACATCTTGTAAATAGATTAAGAGATGTTAGAACTGCATCAAATGAATTTAGATTAACAATTGAAGAGATTTCAAGAATTGTTGCATCTGAAGCATTAAATGATTTTAAAACAATTACAACTAATATTGAAACATGGCAAGGACCTTTAGATGTTGAGATGATAGAAGTGCAAAAACTTGTTTTAATACCTATTTTAAGAGCTGGAGAACCAATGTTAACAGGTATTTTAAGAACATTACCATATGCTAGAAGTGGATTTTTAGCTATGAAAAGGGATGAAGAAACAGCAGAGAGTAAACTTTTTTATGAAAATGTACCACCATTAGAAGATAAAACTGTTTTACTTCTTGATCCAATGGTAGCAACTGGAGGATCGTTAATTGATGGTATCTCTTATTTAAAATCTAAAGGAGCTAAAAAGATTATCTCTTTAAATATTTTAGGTGCTCCTGAAGGGGTAAATGCAGTAGTTGAAGCACACCCTGATGTTGATATCTATATTGCTCAAATAGATGATAGATTAGATGAAAATAAATATATTAGACCTGGTCTTGGTGATGCAGGAGATAGAGCATTTAATACAAACTAA
- a CDS encoding response regulator transcription factor produces MKVLLLEDDPALNDLLNEHLEDKGYDVTLCTNGQEALEYLIDNIYDLALLDINTPIMTGLEVLKTLRDDYKNRTPIIILTAYQDTKRLKESFENGVDDYIKKPFDLEELDQRIIKLCKQFFIEQSNEVKINDTTNFLPETCQIRIGTITKNIAQKERDILKYFIKHKNRVISSEELLQNIWVYEEMPTDATIRVYIKNLREILGKDSIQTIRGIGYKFE; encoded by the coding sequence TTGAAAGTTTTACTATTAGAAGATGACCCTGCATTAAACGATTTGTTAAATGAACACCTTGAGGATAAAGGCTATGATGTAACACTTTGTACTAATGGTCAAGAAGCTTTAGAGTACTTAATTGACAATATATATGATTTAGCTCTTTTAGATATAAATACTCCAATAATGACTGGTCTTGAGGTTTTAAAAACATTAAGAGATGATTATAAGAATAGAACGCCAATTATAATATTAACAGCCTATCAAGATACTAAACGTCTAAAAGAATCTTTTGAAAATGGTGTTGATGATTATATAAAAAAGCCTTTTGATTTAGAAGAATTGGATCAAAGAATAATAAAGTTATGTAAACAATTTTTTATAGAGCAATCAAATGAAGTAAAGATAAATGATACAACAAATTTTTTACCAGAGACTTGTCAGATTAGAATTGGAACTATTACAAAAAATATTGCTCAAAAAGAAAGAGATATTTTAAAATATTTTATTAAACATAAAAATAGAGTTATCTCAAGTGAGGAATTATTACAAAATATTTGGGTTTATGAAGAGATGCCAACAGATGCAACTATTAGAGTATATATAAAAAATCTTAGAGAAATACTTGGAAAAGATAGTATTCAAACAATAAGAGGCATAGGATATAAATTTGAATAA
- a CDS encoding NUDIX hydrolase: MNNKIEEFKTSDLEDTKYVHPVKISYIQNGIPKNWEAVKSFDSVAVLLFHKEKNAFLLVKQFRPPVYLNDTSKVCTYELCAGIVDKNKPLDKIVQEEIDEECGYDVPLNDIEKITSFYTNVGVSGGCQTLYYAQIDESMKKHRGGGINDEEIELLYLPLEDYKEFMFDESKAKTPGLLFSFLWFLENKKL; the protein is encoded by the coding sequence ATGAATAACAAAATTGAAGAGTTTAAAACAAGTGATTTAGAGGATACAAAGTATGTACATCCTGTAAAAATATCATATATACAAAATGGTATTCCAAAAAACTGGGAAGCAGTAAAAAGTTTTGATTCAGTTGCTGTATTACTTTTTCATAAAGAAAAAAATGCATTTTTATTAGTTAAACAATTTAGACCACCTGTTTATTTAAATGATACCTCAAAAGTGTGTACATATGAATTATGTGCAGGGATTGTCGATAAAAATAAACCATTGGACAAAATTGTACAAGAAGAGATTGATGAAGAATGCGGCTATGACGTACCTTTAAATGATATTGAGAAGATAACTTCTTTTTATACAAATGTTGGTGTAAGTGGTGGCTGTCAAACTTTATATTATGCACAAATAGATGAAAGTATGAAAAAACATAGAGGAGGTGGAATAAATGATGAAGAGATTGAACTTTTATACCTACCTTTAGAGGATTATAAAGAGTTTATGTTTGATGAAAGTAAAGCAAAAACGCCAGGTTTATTATTCTCTTTTCTTTGGTTTTTAGAAAATAAAAAACTTTAA
- a CDS encoding uracil-xanthine permease family protein, producing the protein MKPTDYNFRVKDSIIGIQFLFVAFGALVLVPILTGLDPNVALFTAGIGTLVFQLVNRGAVPPIFLASSFAFIAPISYGVKTWGIAATMSGLIAAGLLYVVLSFLIRAKGDQFIHKLLPATVVGPVVISIGLILSPVAVNMAMGKSGDGSIVIVPFENAIIISMVALFSMMFISLLAKGIFRLVPILGAIIISYIVAIFMGVVDFSPVSNAAWFAIPSFTAPEFNWQAILFILPIAIAPAIEHIGDMLAISNVTKNDYLKKPGLKNTLLGDGLATSVAALFGGPPNTTYSEVTGAVTVTKAYNPAIMTWAAIAAVVLAFVGKLGGILATIPVPVMGGIMLLLFGIIASVGISTLVRANIDFNCPRNLIIISIILVFSIGGMTFNFGGVPFSGIGLGAITGIVLNLILPQPRKDDHII; encoded by the coding sequence ATGAAACCTACAGATTACAATTTTAGAGTCAAAGACTCAATCATCGGTATTCAATTCTTATTTGTTGCTTTTGGTGCATTAGTATTAGTTCCTATTTTAACAGGACTTGATCCTAATGTAGCATTATTCACAGCTGGTATTGGTACTTTAGTTTTTCAATTAGTAAATAGAGGTGCAGTTCCACCAATATTCTTAGCTTCATCATTTGCATTTATTGCGCCAATTTCATATGGTGTTAAAACTTGGGGTATTGCTGCAACTATGTCAGGACTTATTGCCGCTGGTTTATTATATGTTGTACTAAGTTTTTTAATTAGAGCAAAAGGTGACCAATTTATTCATAAACTATTACCAGCAACTGTTGTAGGACCAGTAGTAATATCTATTGGACTAATCTTATCTCCTGTTGCAGTGAATATGGCAATGGGAAAATCAGGTGATGGTTCAATTGTTATTGTACCTTTTGAAAATGCAATTATAATTTCAATGGTTGCTTTATTCTCAATGATGTTTATTTCCTTGTTAGCTAAAGGTATTTTTAGATTAGTACCAATTTTAGGAGCTATTATTATAAGTTATATTGTTGCAATTTTCATGGGAGTAGTTGATTTCTCTCCTGTATCAAATGCTGCATGGTTCGCAATTCCTAGTTTTACAGCACCAGAATTTAATTGGCAAGCAATTTTATTTATTCTTCCAATTGCAATTGCACCAGCTATTGAGCATATTGGTGATATGTTAGCTATCTCAAATGTAACAAAAAATGATTATCTAAAAAAACCAGGTCTTAAAAATACATTATTAGGTGATGGATTAGCAACTTCAGTTGCAGCACTATTTGGTGGTCCACCAAATACTACATATTCTGAAGTAACAGGTGCTGTTACTGTTACAAAAGCATATAATCCAGCAATTATGACTTGGGCAGCTATTGCAGCTGTTGTACTTGCATTTGTAGGTAAATTAGGTGGGATTTTAGCTACTATTCCTGTTCCTGTTATGGGTGGAATTATGTTACTTTTATTTGGAATTATAGCAAGTGTTGGTATCTCAACTTTAGTTAGAGCAAATATAGATTTCAATTGTCCTAGAAATCTTATTATTATTTCAATAATTTTAGTATTTTCTATTGGTGGAATGACATTTAATTTTGGTGGTGTTCCTTTTTCTGGTATTGGGCTTGGTGCTATTACAGGTATAGTTTTAAATTTAATCTTACCACAACCTAGAAAAGACGATCATATAATTTAA
- a CDS encoding HAMP domain-containing sensor histidine kinase, translating to MNNDERKALISFLSIYMGSAIFLIGILLYIYYQDEVESLQKTCSMELNNASMNIKADILNSFMHNKKFVPKKLKEDDIKYALFDGDKKVIYSYLEGKDFIKFKNNFYENGSFHYFVSKIDEIGIPIKYIVMETCRGVQSRDKLRIYTVLAFIFSSIFVGLIAIFLARILLKPVRDKVVHLDNFIKDSAHELNTPVSVLMTSVSMLKKGKNPEKMMKYILSSSKQISQIYNDIHFSAFNDFQENIDERISLDELINESVEFFNDISITKNIKIETELEKFEILMDKTKTQKLINNLISNAVKYSKNGSIISIKLKNGIFSVQDFGIGISKEEQEEIFKRYKRGINSEGGFGIGLDIVKRVCNDYRLKLSLQSKIDEGSTFYIDFNKIAISQ from the coding sequence TTGAATAATGATGAGAGAAAAGCTTTAATTAGTTTTTTATCAATATATATGGGTTCAGCTATTTTTTTAATAGGAATCTTACTTTACATATATTATCAAGATGAAGTTGAATCTTTACAAAAAACATGTAGCATGGAGTTAAATAATGCTTCTATGAATATTAAAGCAGATATATTAAACTCTTTTATGCATAATAAAAAATTTGTACCTAAAAAACTTAAAGAGGATGATATAAAATATGCACTTTTTGATGGAGATAAAAAAGTAATTTATTCCTATTTAGAGGGAAAAGATTTTATAAAATTTAAAAATAATTTTTATGAGAATGGAAGTTTTCATTATTTTGTATCTAAAATAGATGAAATTGGAATACCAATAAAATACATTGTAATGGAGACTTGCAGGGGAGTACAAAGTAGGGATAAACTTAGGATTTATACTGTGTTAGCTTTTATTTTTAGTTCTATATTTGTAGGATTGATAGCTATTTTCCTTGCAAGAATTTTATTAAAACCAGTTAGAGATAAGGTTGTTCATCTAGATAATTTTATAAAAGATTCTGCCCATGAGTTAAATACTCCTGTTTCTGTATTAATGACTTCTGTTTCAATGTTGAAAAAAGGTAAGAATCCTGAAAAAATGATGAAATATATTTTAAGTAGTTCAAAACAGATTTCACAAATATACAATGATATACATTTTTCAGCTTTTAATGATTTTCAAGAAAATATTGATGAAAGAATTAGTTTAGATGAACTAATAAACGAAAGTGTAGAGTTCTTTAATGATATTTCTATTACTAAAAATATTAAAATTGAAACCGAATTAGAAAAATTTGAAATATTGATGGATAAAACAAAAACACAAAAATTAATAAATAATCTTATATCCAATGCTGTTAAATATAGTAAAAATGGTTCGATTATAAGTATAAAATTAAAAAATGGAATATTCTCTGTTCAAGATTTTGGTATAGGTATTTCAAAAGAGGAACAAGAAGAGATTTTTAAGAGGTACAAAAGAGGCATAAATAGTGAAGGGGGATTTGGTATAGGCTTAGATATTGTAAAAAGAGTTTGTAACGATTATAGATTAAAACTCTCTTTACAATCTAAAATAGATGAAGGTTCTACTTTTTATATCGATTTTAATAAAATTGCTATTTCCCAATAG
- a CDS encoding YajQ family cyclic di-GMP-binding protein: MMAKEHSFDISAKLDLQEMKNAVVQTQKEIENRYDFKGIAKEIDFNQGAKTLTLNSSSDNKVEAMYDILISKMNKRGISINSLEELKKEDSSGGNRKFTYSIVDSIKADEAKQIQVEIKKLKLKVKAVNQGDEIRVTGKNIDDLQTIMKHLKSLEFKSPLVFDNFR, encoded by the coding sequence ATAATGGCAAAAGAACACAGCTTTGATATTTCTGCTAAGCTTGATCTTCAAGAGATGAAAAATGCAGTTGTACAGACTCAAAAAGAGATTGAAAATAGATATGACTTTAAAGGTATAGCAAAAGAGATTGATTTTAATCAAGGAGCTAAAACTTTAACTTTAAACTCTTCAAGTGACAATAAAGTCGAAGCAATGTATGATATTTTAATATCTAAAATGAATAAAAGAGGTATCTCTATAAACTCTTTAGAAGAGTTAAAAAAAGAGGATAGTTCAGGTGGAAATAGAAAATTTACTTATTCAATTGTAGATTCTATTAAAGCTGATGAAGCTAAACAGATACAAGTTGAAATTAAAAAATTAAAACTAAAAGTAAAAGCAGTAAATCAAGGTGATGAAATAAGAGTCACTGGAAAAAATATTGATGATTTACAAACAATTATGAAACACCTAAAAAGCCTAGAATTCAAATCTCCATTGGTTTTTGACAACTTTAGATAG
- a CDS encoding phospholipase A: MKVIKILIFFILFINFLFADSQLNYLYKKASEFEKNKEYKNALEVYKEIALKEKNINKTYFDEEKVIAKEITTKTLDKIEDKETEQTIQQILAGAFNLYPYEENYIIPFSYDMKKRVDRKKIEAKFQLSVKKPILTNFFNMNESINFGYTQTSWWQLYKDSAPFRETNYKPEIFMTIPYGKRDETALKGFKFGFLHESNGQSEGDSRSWNRIYLTTYFQAGNLFISPRVWYRIPESKNDDDNPDIDKYLGYGDLTFAYAYKSHTFKLLLRNNLRFNDDNKGFAQLDWTFPFFGSNNTFGYIQASTGYGDSLIDYDKEINRIGFGISLSR; this comes from the coding sequence TTTTTATTAATTTTTTATTTGCTGATAGCCAATTAAATTATTTATATAAAAAAGCTTCAGAATTTGAAAAAAATAAAGAATATAAAAATGCACTAGAAGTTTATAAAGAAATTGCTCTAAAAGAGAAAAATATAAATAAAACTTACTTTGATGAAGAAAAAGTAATTGCAAAAGAGATTACAACTAAAACTCTAGATAAAATTGAAGATAAAGAAACAGAACAAACTATTCAACAAATCTTAGCAGGTGCTTTTAATCTTTATCCATATGAGGAAAACTATATTATACCTTTTTCTTATGATATGAAAAAAAGAGTAGATAGAAAAAAAATAGAAGCAAAATTTCAATTAAGTGTTAAAAAGCCTATCTTAACTAACTTTTTTAATATGAATGAAAGTATAAACTTTGGTTATACACAAACTTCATGGTGGCAATTATATAAAGATTCAGCTCCCTTTAGAGAGACAAACTATAAGCCAGAAATATTTATGACTATACCTTATGGGAAAAGGGATGAAACAGCCTTAAAAGGTTTTAAATTTGGTTTTTTACATGAATCAAATGGGCAGTCAGAAGGTGATTCAAGATCATGGAACAGAATCTATCTTACAACATATTTTCAAGCAGGAAATCTGTTTATTTCTCCAAGAGTATGGTATAGAATCCCTGAAAGTAAGAATGATGATGATAATCCAGATATTGATAAATATTTAGGTTATGGGGATTTAACTTTTGCTTATGCCTACAAAAGTCATACTTTTAAACTTTTACTTCGAAATAATTTAAGATTTAATGATGACAATAAAGGTTTTGCACAACTTGATTGGACATTTCCATTTTTTGGGTCTAATAATACCTTTGGATATATACAAGCATCAACAGGTTATGGTGATAGTTTAATAGATTACGATAAAGAGATAAATAGGATTGGATTTGGTATATCTTTATCTAGATAA